The following proteins are encoded in a genomic region of Anaerobaca lacustris:
- a CDS encoding glycosyltransferase family 9 protein, with product MDPAIYQQKWHKLRESKADPEALHHLSRQIAFSFIDRYFQKGLYEPAYIDLLCEMGTSHAKPDLDNVAAAALFGIVVEKLCDDFEELPVELYSRVMCQIISFCRTVPAGRTLDETLAGFGITSPEQLYERAMSTHTKSYRYDSRNAPSRIVLLSRVTIGADVAILSVMIRRLQRLFPQVDIVVIGNGKLAGLFEGDPRIRLRATSYARRGGLFERFASWHAALEILRDEMPEDGERSILVIDPDSRISQLGVLPLLHGQNYLFFNTRNHAASTRGRCMAELANDWMDAVFGDAEFRHPTVWTAPATLETARTRIDLLRAGGAKRVIAVNLGVGQNPRKRVSLEFEKRLVRALAAVPNTVVLLDRGFGPDETERAWQIMADARHCGLPCIETHFSAPNFPSIAHGVLVVECGIAEVAALIAHSDEYIGYDSACQHVAAAVKTPTLTVFAGSNNMNFVRRWSACGDTECRIVHVNTLTDPQHVDIDEVIMRITQERASRSLANPQQRIHDVRKDRRKRVSAQEPATQSE from the coding sequence ATGGACCCTGCAATCTACCAGCAGAAGTGGCACAAGCTGCGGGAGAGCAAAGCCGATCCGGAGGCCCTCCATCATCTGTCGCGGCAGATCGCCTTTTCGTTTATCGACCGCTATTTCCAGAAGGGCCTTTACGAGCCGGCCTACATCGACCTGCTCTGCGAGATGGGGACCTCCCACGCCAAGCCGGACCTGGACAACGTCGCCGCGGCGGCCCTGTTCGGCATCGTCGTGGAGAAGCTCTGCGACGACTTCGAGGAACTGCCGGTCGAACTCTACAGCCGAGTCATGTGCCAGATCATCTCGTTCTGTCGAACGGTCCCCGCCGGTCGGACCCTCGACGAGACGCTCGCCGGCTTCGGCATCACCTCGCCCGAACAACTGTACGAACGGGCGATGTCCACCCACACGAAGTCATATCGCTACGACAGTCGCAATGCACCGTCGCGCATCGTGCTGCTGTCGCGCGTGACGATTGGCGCCGACGTCGCCATCCTCAGCGTGATGATCCGGCGATTGCAGAGGCTCTTCCCTCAGGTGGATATCGTCGTGATCGGCAACGGCAAGCTCGCCGGGCTGTTCGAGGGCGATCCCCGCATCCGCCTGCGCGCGACCAGCTACGCCCGCCGGGGAGGCCTGTTCGAGCGGTTCGCCTCGTGGCACGCCGCACTGGAGATCCTTCGAGACGAGATGCCTGAAGACGGCGAGCGGTCGATCCTCGTCATCGACCCGGACTCGCGCATCTCCCAGCTTGGCGTGCTCCCGTTGCTGCATGGCCAGAATTACCTGTTCTTCAACACCCGCAACCACGCCGCCTCGACGCGGGGCCGGTGCATGGCCGAACTGGCCAACGACTGGATGGACGCGGTCTTCGGCGACGCCGAATTCCGCCATCCGACAGTCTGGACGGCCCCGGCGACCCTGGAAACCGCGCGAACGCGAATCGACCTGCTGCGCGCCGGCGGCGCCAAACGCGTGATTGCCGTCAACCTCGGGGTTGGACAGAACCCTCGCAAACGGGTGAGCCTCGAATTCGAGAAACGGCTCGTGCGGGCCCTGGCCGCCGTCCCGAATACCGTGGTCCTTCTCGATCGCGGGTTCGGTCCCGACGAGACCGAGCGGGCCTGGCAGATCATGGCGGACGCCCGGCATTGCGGCCTGCCCTGCATCGAGACGCATTTTTCCGCGCCGAACTTCCCGTCGATCGCGCACGGCGTTCTCGTCGTCGAATGCGGCATTGCGGAAGTCGCCGCGTTGATCGCCCACAGCGACGAGTACATCGGCTACGACTCGGCCTGCCAGCACGTGGCCGCGGCCGTCAAGACACCGACGTTGACGGTCTTCGCCGGCAGCAACAACATGAACTTCGTCCGCCGCTGGAGCGCCTGCGGCGACACCGAATGCCGGATCGTCCACGTCAACACACTGACCGACCCGCAGCACGTCGATATCGACGAAGTCATCATGCGGATCACACAGGAACGAGCGAGCCGTTCGCTCGCGAACCCACAGCAGAGGATTCATGACGTCCGAAAGGACAGGCGCAAACGGGTATCGGCACAGGAGCCGGCAACCCAATCGGAGTGA
- a CDS encoding lipopolysaccharide kinase InaA family protein has product MVAETLGHRHEDRFGTVWHLADRDMVTAAEFVSQVAAAPPGSILPTGVEILRQRGSRRVLRMTAREDEQATVVAKIFRLSSLYRRLRHQFAGYNRFALGEAANMITAAGRGLDVPRVYGYGYTRGRSGIIKTDVLIMEDLTSCVPVGELLERHAANRDTCEEILNGSARIFTGLFRAGCNHIDVNPGAILLDRDNWTKAFLLDFEHATFHRMPSLEILAFEAAYFSRSCRRWVDKDMIDRWFARLVEATGVTDPGGIKVLTDRFRRYLNRIMSRRERRKIR; this is encoded by the coding sequence ATGGTCGCCGAAACGCTGGGGCACAGGCATGAAGATCGATTCGGCACCGTGTGGCACCTGGCAGATCGTGATATGGTCACGGCTGCCGAATTTGTCTCACAAGTCGCTGCTGCCCCGCCGGGATCGATACTGCCGACGGGAGTCGAGATCCTCCGGCAGCGAGGGAGCAGGCGGGTTCTGCGCATGACGGCGCGCGAGGATGAGCAGGCGACCGTCGTGGCGAAGATATTCCGACTGTCGTCCCTCTACCGGCGGCTGCGCCACCAGTTCGCAGGTTACAATCGATTTGCGCTCGGCGAAGCAGCTAACATGATCACCGCCGCCGGTCGCGGCCTGGACGTACCGCGAGTATATGGTTACGGATACACGAGAGGCAGATCAGGGATCATCAAGACCGACGTGCTGATAATGGAGGATCTGACCTCGTGCGTACCGGTGGGGGAACTGCTTGAGCGCCATGCCGCGAACCGAGACACGTGTGAGGAGATTCTGAATGGGTCGGCTCGGATCTTCACGGGCCTGTTCCGCGCCGGCTGCAACCACATCGACGTCAATCCAGGCGCCATTCTTCTCGATCGCGACAACTGGACGAAGGCGTTTCTGCTGGATTTTGAGCACGCGACGTTCCACCGCATGCCAAGCCTTGAGATTCTGGCCTTCGAAGCGGCCTACTTTTCTAGATCCTGTCGACGATGGGTAGACAAGGACATGATCGACCGTTGGTTCGCCCGCCTTGTGGAGGCGACAGGAGTGACGGATCCCGGCGGCATCAAGGTGCTGACAGACCGCTTCAGGCGTTACCTGAACCGCATCATGAGTCGCAGAGAACGAAGAAAGATACGTTGA
- a CDS encoding class I SAM-dependent methyltransferase, translating to MSDEVSRGRLPENATIDAARAYEDKRFGRRSRMQRLNAKEREFAKHVFQMAGPRPRVVDIPCGSGRFFDIFSVAQEYVMADISPSMLQVVRERFGPPPHVRLMETNVSKIPLPDNSADLCFCMRLFHHFPSDEVRLAALRELARVSSGYIALSFYNKESLRYRWRKMLGKRIRGHYIGFNDLAALAQQVGLTVCERIPTRNLLEQQCFITLKKS from the coding sequence ATGTCGGATGAGGTTTCGCGCGGAAGGCTTCCGGAGAACGCTACTATTGATGCGGCGCGAGCGTATGAGGATAAACGATTCGGCCGCAGATCGAGGATGCAGCGTCTCAACGCCAAAGAACGAGAGTTCGCCAAGCACGTTTTCCAGATGGCGGGTCCGCGACCGCGAGTTGTCGACATTCCCTGCGGCAGCGGCCGGTTCTTTGACATATTCTCTGTTGCCCAGGAGTATGTCATGGCCGATATCTCACCGAGCATGCTCCAAGTGGTCCGCGAACGGTTCGGTCCACCGCCGCACGTGCGTCTGATGGAAACCAATGTCAGTAAGATCCCTCTTCCAGACAACAGCGCAGACCTTTGTTTCTGTATGCGTCTGTTTCATCACTTCCCGTCCGACGAGGTCCGACTGGCGGCCCTGCGGGAACTCGCCCGTGTATCGAGCGGCTATATTGCCCTCAGCTTCTACAACAAGGAATCTCTGCGCTATCGATGGCGGAAGATGCTGGGAAAAAGGATCCGGGGCCACTACATCGGATTCAACGACCTGGCAGCACTGGCCCAGCAGGTCGGCCTTACCGTCTGTGAGCGTATCCCCACCAGGAACCTGCTTGAGCAGCAATGCTTCATCACTCTCAAGAAATCCTGA
- a CDS encoding glycosyltransferase family 4 protein codes for MDRRQNDTLAFCLYRYFPYGGLQRDMLRIALACQQRGYRIAVYTTAWEGDVPPGFELHLHRPAGLTNHGRMRRFHQWLTEQLAHQPVACVVGFNKMPGLDVYYAADGCLKARAIEERGCFYRWLPRCRLYQAFEEAVFGSASRTQILMISKLQQALYTRYYGTPAHRIRFLPPNVAKDRVAGPDAPQVRRAFREEFELQDSDRLLLQVGSGFRTKGLDRSLRALASLPDSLRARTRFYVVGDDDNRRYMRLLRRLGIAGHVTFLGARDDVPRILIGADLLIHPARHENTGTVLLEALACGLPAIATAVCGYAHCIERAQAGWVIPEPFDQRVFNRQVRKALENDRLAELGRRGIAFAQTEDLHGMVDAAVEAIEKLASARAGR; via the coding sequence ATGGACCGCCGACAGAACGATACGCTGGCCTTTTGCCTCTACAGATACTTCCCATACGGGGGGTTGCAGCGGGACATGCTGCGCATCGCCCTGGCCTGCCAGCAACGCGGCTACAGGATCGCGGTGTACACGACGGCCTGGGAAGGCGATGTGCCGCCCGGCTTCGAACTGCATCTGCATCGCCCCGCCGGCCTGACCAACCACGGCCGGATGCGACGATTCCACCAGTGGCTGACCGAGCAACTGGCCCACCAGCCCGTCGCCTGCGTCGTCGGCTTCAACAAGATGCCCGGCCTCGACGTCTACTACGCCGCCGACGGCTGCCTGAAGGCCCGGGCAATCGAGGAACGAGGCTGCTTCTACCGATGGCTGCCCCGCTGTCGTCTGTATCAGGCATTTGAAGAGGCGGTATTCGGCAGCGCATCGCGCACGCAAATCCTGATGATCTCGAAGCTTCAGCAAGCTTTGTATACCCGGTACTACGGGACGCCAGCACATCGAATTCGTTTCCTGCCGCCGAATGTGGCGAAGGATCGCGTCGCCGGGCCGGATGCGCCCCAGGTCCGCCGAGCCTTCCGAGAAGAATTCGAGTTGCAGGACAGCGACCGCCTGCTCCTCCAGGTGGGGTCGGGCTTCCGCACCAAGGGGCTGGATCGTTCGTTGCGGGCCTTGGCGAGTCTGCCGGACAGCCTGAGGGCCCGGACGCGTTTCTATGTCGTGGGAGATGATGACAACAGACGCTACATGCGACTGCTGCGACGGCTCGGCATCGCTGGTCACGTGACGTTTCTCGGGGCCAGGGATGATGTCCCTCGAATTCTCATCGGGGCCGATCTCCTGATCCATCCGGCCCGCCACGAGAATACGGGCACCGTCCTGCTCGAAGCCCTGGCCTGCGGCCTACCGGCCATCGCCACCGCCGTTTGCGGCTACGCCCATTGCATCGAGCGGGCCCAAGCCGGCTGGGTGATTCCGGAGCCCTTCGATCAACGCGTCTTCAACCGCCAGGTCCGCAAGGCGCTTGAAAATGATCGGTTGGCGGAGTTGGGCCGTCGAGGCATCGCATTCGCCCAAACCGAAGATCTGCACGGCATGGTCGACGCCGCCGTGGAGGCCATTGAGAAGCTTGCGTCCGCGCGAGCTGGACGATAG
- a CDS encoding class I SAM-dependent methyltransferase, translating into MEPQFKIDLATVLGAASPTIIELGCGGRKTRGRIGVDRVDLPTVDIVTDIENGLPFLPNRSVDEIHCRSVLEHIENFEFLFTEMIRVLKDDGRAHIFVPHFSNPYYYSDYTHKRPFGLYTFYYFTDQERQPRRKVPSFYTDVRIEILSLKLKFRSPVRLFHYPRKLLGALVNLHPALQEFYEAGLCYLAPCDGIEVILRPDRSRR; encoded by the coding sequence ATGGAGCCGCAATTCAAAATCGATCTCGCAACGGTTCTGGGCGCCGCCAGCCCCACAATCATCGAACTGGGCTGCGGGGGAAGGAAGACACGCGGACGGATCGGCGTGGACCGCGTGGATCTGCCGACGGTGGATATCGTAACGGATATCGAGAACGGGTTGCCCTTTCTTCCGAATCGCTCCGTCGATGAGATCCATTGCCGAAGTGTCCTCGAACACATCGAGAACTTCGAGTTTCTGTTCACGGAAATGATTCGGGTGCTGAAAGACGATGGGCGAGCCCATATCTTCGTGCCCCATTTCTCGAATCCCTACTACTACTCCGACTACACGCACAAGAGACCCTTCGGCCTGTATACGTTCTACTACTTCACAGATCAGGAGCGCCAGCCTCGTCGAAAGGTCCCCTCCTTCTACACGGACGTACGGATCGAGATTCTGTCTCTGAAGTTGAAGTTTCGCTCGCCCGTCCGCCTCTTCCACTATCCGCGAAAACTGTTGGGTGCACTCGTGAATCTGCACCCGGCCTTGCAGGAATTCTACGAAGCCGGGCTCTGCTATCTGGCGCCCTGCGACGGTATCGAGGTGATACTCAGACCCGACAGATCGCGGAGATAA
- a CDS encoding B12-binding domain-containing radical SAM protein: protein MKVLFIYPSADSQLGFNYGVAHMTSILKRAGHDVAFWQLCEEIAPLPTEPEFVERIAREKPDVLAFSVVTNQWAYARRLATWARAKFSVPFVIGGVHTLMCVEEVLETGLFDYAFRGECEDAFLEFVERLDRGQSVESVPNLAFVRDGRMQVNPVGPLPELTRLPLKDYESMDFQRMIDAKHGWVGLMASRGCPFSCTYCFNHVMVETYKRDLQCSFKGLNYIRRFSVEQMIEEIEYLLKNYRNIRMFIFDDDLFTFDKAYVDAFCRAYRKASDIPFVVNAHVGFFDDECAAALAGAGCKIVKFGVESGSETVRRTILNRHMSNDHIVEAMAAVQRHGMHSSVFIIIGFPHEGREDVLDTVRLLGRARPGRFRWTFFFPFPGTKSHQISLDGGYINPEKMERLKNFTDESCLDFDPEHNLLLKKIGRIMPWFVNAYSDLPVADFYRDKVEEILDMDETQWDRVRGSLLDRDKEYSQQHCARGLSHYAVKYNRFMGVISDYFLQD, encoded by the coding sequence ATGAAAGTACTGTTCATCTATCCCTCGGCCGACTCGCAGTTGGGCTTCAACTACGGCGTCGCCCACATGACCTCGATCCTGAAACGCGCCGGACACGACGTCGCCTTCTGGCAGCTCTGCGAGGAGATCGCGCCGCTGCCCACCGAGCCGGAGTTTGTCGAGCGAATCGCCCGCGAGAAGCCCGACGTCCTGGCCTTCTCCGTGGTGACCAACCAATGGGCGTACGCCCGAAGGCTGGCCACGTGGGCGAGAGCGAAGTTCTCGGTCCCCTTCGTCATCGGCGGCGTCCACACGCTGATGTGTGTCGAAGAGGTGCTCGAAACCGGTCTGTTCGACTACGCGTTCCGCGGCGAATGCGAGGACGCCTTCCTGGAGTTCGTCGAGCGGCTCGACCGGGGCCAATCCGTCGAGTCCGTCCCCAATCTCGCGTTCGTCCGAGACGGCCGGATGCAGGTCAATCCCGTCGGTCCCCTGCCCGAGCTGACCCGACTGCCGCTGAAGGACTACGAGAGCATGGACTTCCAGCGGATGATCGACGCCAAGCACGGGTGGGTCGGGCTGATGGCCTCGCGGGGCTGCCCCTTCTCCTGCACGTACTGCTTCAACCACGTGATGGTCGAGACGTACAAACGCGACCTTCAGTGCAGCTTCAAGGGCCTCAACTACATCCGCCGATTCAGCGTCGAGCAGATGATCGAGGAGATCGAGTACCTGCTGAAGAACTACCGCAACATCCGCATGTTCATCTTCGACGACGACCTGTTCACCTTCGACAAGGCCTATGTTGACGCGTTCTGCCGGGCCTATCGCAAGGCCAGCGACATCCCGTTCGTGGTCAACGCCCATGTCGGCTTCTTCGACGACGAGTGCGCCGCGGCGCTGGCCGGGGCCGGCTGCAAGATCGTCAAGTTCGGCGTCGAATCGGGCAGTGAGACCGTCCGCCGCACCATCCTGAACCGGCACATGAGCAACGATCACATCGTCGAGGCGATGGCCGCCGTACAGCGGCACGGAATGCACAGTTCGGTCTTCATCATCATCGGCTTTCCCCACGAAGGGCGCGAGGACGTGCTCGACACGGTCCGGCTGCTCGGCCGGGCCCGCCCCGGACGCTTCCGCTGGACGTTCTTCTTCCCCTTCCCCGGCACGAAGAGCCACCAGATCAGTCTCGACGGCGGCTACATCAACCCCGAGAAGATGGAGCGGCTCAAGAACTTTACCGACGAGTCGTGCCTGGACTTCGATCCGGAGCACAATCTGCTGCTCAAGAAGATCGGGCGGATCATGCCCTGGTTCGTCAATGCGTATTCCGACCTGCCCGTCGCCGACTTCTATCGGGACAAGGTCGAGGAGATCCTGGATATGGACGAGACCCAATGGGACCGCGTCCGCGGCTCGCTGCTCGACCGCGACAAGGAGTATTCCCAACAGCACTGCGCCCGGGGCCTGTCGCACTACGCCGTCAAGTACAACCGTTTCATGGGCGTAATCTCAGACTACTTCCTCCAGGACTGA
- a CDS encoding lipopolysaccharide kinase InaA family protein, whose product MIRRALRTVPGKREVFDASWNGRHVVAKVFCHAVKARLHQWRERRGLRRLAERNIQAPVLLFSGRTDDGRWAVVTEWIQGGRTGHELWTQAETAEQKLAVLRAVTAELGRQHAKGVVQADVHLNNFMLAGDTVYALDVAQMRFQRRPLGRRISMKYLAHLLAYVPSKNAAGLDMLAGVYAAERHWQWDSRDSAGLRRLIPRIRRGGIKRQLKKCLRTSSAHVRIATKGYRGVLDRQCFEEGSAGVLVQSLDERMQAGQILKNGNTCFVSRIVWNGQDVVVKRYNHKGFWHSLRHTLKGSRARRSWLNATRLRLLRIPTAGPIGYIDEWRGLLLWQSYFVMHFVPGTPVSSVFQSEQASSAQKHQVHEQVVSLLQRMADHGISHGDMKHPNILFNGDQIVLMDLDAMRVGGTGHLWRHRYQRDVDRYLRDLSGLSITSIPSQGAR is encoded by the coding sequence GTGATCCGGCGTGCGTTGCGGACCGTGCCGGGCAAGCGCGAGGTTTTCGATGCCTCGTGGAACGGTCGCCACGTTGTCGCCAAAGTGTTCTGTCACGCGGTCAAAGCCCGGCTCCATCAGTGGCGCGAGCGGCGCGGTCTGCGCCGACTGGCCGAACGGAACATCCAGGCGCCGGTTCTGCTCTTCTCGGGACGCACCGACGATGGCCGATGGGCGGTGGTGACTGAGTGGATTCAGGGCGGTCGCACGGGCCATGAGCTGTGGACCCAGGCAGAGACGGCCGAGCAGAAGCTGGCGGTGCTTCGTGCGGTTACGGCCGAGCTGGGCCGGCAGCACGCCAAAGGAGTCGTCCAGGCCGACGTGCATCTGAACAACTTCATGCTCGCCGGCGACACGGTTTATGCACTGGATGTCGCCCAGATGCGGTTTCAAAGACGTCCTCTGGGACGGCGGATCAGCATGAAGTATCTGGCCCACCTCCTGGCCTACGTGCCGAGCAAGAACGCAGCAGGACTCGACATGCTCGCCGGCGTGTACGCTGCCGAGCGACATTGGCAGTGGGATAGCCGGGACAGTGCCGGACTTCGCCGGCTGATCCCGCGAATCAGGCGAGGAGGGATCAAGAGGCAACTCAAGAAGTGCCTGCGGACCAGCAGTGCGCACGTGCGCATCGCGACCAAGGGATACCGGGGGGTGTTGGATCGGCAGTGTTTCGAAGAGGGCTCGGCCGGCGTGCTTGTCCAGAGCCTCGACGAGCGGATGCAGGCGGGACAGATCCTGAAGAACGGCAACACCTGTTTTGTCAGCCGCATCGTCTGGAATGGACAGGACGTGGTGGTCAAACGATACAACCACAAAGGCTTCTGGCATTCGCTCCGCCACACCCTCAAGGGCTCCCGCGCCCGACGAAGCTGGCTCAACGCCACCCGGCTCCGTCTTCTGCGGATTCCGACCGCCGGACCGATCGGCTACATCGACGAATGGCGGGGGCTCTTGCTATGGCAATCCTATTTTGTGATGCACTTCGTCCCCGGAACTCCGGTGTCCAGCGTCTTTCAGAGCGAGCAGGCCTCCAGCGCGCAGAAGCACCAGGTTCACGAGCAGGTCGTCTCCCTGTTGCAGCGGATGGCGGACCACGGCATCAGCCATGGGGACATGAAACACCCGAACATCCTCTTCAACGGCGACCAGATCGTCTTGATGGACCTGGATGCCATGCGGGTCGGCGGCACCGGGCACCTGTGGCGACACCGATATCAGCGGGACGTCGACCGTTATCTCCGCGATCTGTCGGGTCTGAGTATCACCTCGATACCGTCGCAGGGCGCCAGATAG
- the rfaP gene encoding lipopolysaccharide core heptose(I) kinase RfaP yields the protein MRELFLSETFRNLWQDKDPFQQADLLTGKVFRQMKSRKTLRFTVNEKAYFLKVHRGIGWVEIAKELVQFKRPVLGAENEWRALNLLKRIGVETMTPGAYGTRGISPASRRSFIITEELTDTLSLEDLCKDWPRRPPSFRLRTALIERVASMVRQMHRHGMNHRDCYICHFHLDVSAGRDRVDPERFHLYVIDLHRARIRRRVPTRWIVKDLAGLYFSAMDIGLTRTDRLRFVRIYEGDSWRAALGSRRRFWKRVECTAASLYRKHVGRVCTRCVQVLSYAGLD from the coding sequence ATGAGAGAGCTGTTCCTATCTGAGACATTTCGCAATCTCTGGCAGGACAAAGACCCCTTTCAGCAAGCAGACCTGCTGACCGGCAAGGTCTTTCGCCAAATGAAGTCGCGTAAGACCCTCCGCTTCACGGTCAATGAAAAGGCGTATTTTCTCAAGGTCCATCGCGGCATCGGCTGGGTGGAAATCGCCAAGGAGTTGGTCCAATTTAAGCGGCCGGTGCTGGGCGCCGAGAACGAATGGCGGGCCCTGAATCTTCTCAAGCGGATCGGGGTTGAGACGATGACGCCCGGCGCCTATGGTACGCGAGGCATCAGCCCGGCGTCTCGACGCTCGTTCATCATCACCGAGGAGCTGACCGACACGCTCAGTCTGGAAGACCTCTGCAAGGACTGGCCCCGTCGGCCGCCTTCGTTCCGGCTTCGGACCGCGTTGATCGAGCGGGTCGCCTCGATGGTCCGCCAGATGCACCGGCACGGCATGAACCATCGCGACTGCTACATCTGCCACTTCCACCTGGACGTCTCAGCCGGACGCGACCGGGTCGATCCCGAGCGCTTTCACCTGTATGTGATCGACCTGCATCGGGCCCGGATTCGACGCCGGGTCCCCACGCGATGGATCGTCAAAGACCTGGCCGGCCTGTACTTCTCCGCCATGGACATCGGCCTGACCCGAACCGACCGCCTGCGATTCGTCCGGATCTACGAAGGAGATTCATGGCGTGCCGCCCTCGGAAGCCGTCGGCGTTTCTGGAAGAGAGTCGAATGCACGGCCGCATCACTGTACCGAAAGCATGTGGGCCGCGTCTGCACCCGATGCGTCCAGGTACTCTCGTACGCCGGCCTTGACTGA
- a CDS encoding glycosyltransferase family 4 protein, with protein sequence MRLLIITNNPRHASFRQRIGIHLDLLREAGIACEVVKLPGGLGARRALFASARDFDGILLHRKILNTWDGFWMRRYGGRVIFDFDDAIMYSDRKPEQVSRIRMRRFGRSAALSCAVIAGNRYLADHARRYNANVHILPTALDVRAYDKKCPHSGDQGVRLVWIGSDSTLKYLHELRPALEEIGKRFPHTILRIVCNRFLDLEAMPVEKCTWSTETEAADLMTSDIGLAPLPDNRFTRGKCGFKILQYHAAGLPVVASPVGVNGDFVQNGKTGFLARNHSEWVETLAMLIGNPEMRGAFGRSGRSEVERFDARVIGRDFCRLITESLEPGSD encoded by the coding sequence ATGCGATTGCTGATCATTACAAACAACCCGCGCCACGCCAGTTTCCGGCAGCGGATCGGCATCCACTTGGATCTCCTGCGTGAGGCAGGGATCGCCTGTGAGGTCGTCAAGCTCCCGGGGGGTCTGGGCGCCCGCCGGGCACTGTTTGCTTCCGCACGGGATTTCGATGGGATTCTGCTCCATCGCAAGATATTGAACACCTGGGACGGCTTCTGGATGCGTCGCTACGGCGGGCGCGTCATCTTTGACTTTGACGACGCGATCATGTACAGCGACCGCAAGCCGGAGCAGGTATCGAGGATCCGGATGAGGCGATTTGGACGGTCGGCGGCTCTGTCCTGCGCCGTCATTGCCGGCAACCGCTATCTTGCCGACCATGCGAGACGATACAACGCCAACGTCCATATCCTGCCGACGGCTCTGGATGTCCGCGCCTACGACAAGAAGTGTCCGCACAGTGGCGACCAAGGCGTGCGGCTCGTTTGGATCGGTAGCGATAGTACCCTGAAGTACCTGCACGAACTCCGGCCCGCCCTGGAAGAAATCGGAAAGCGTTTTCCGCACACGATCTTACGCATCGTCTGCAACCGTTTTCTCGACCTGGAGGCCATGCCGGTGGAGAAATGCACGTGGTCGACAGAGACCGAAGCGGCCGACCTGATGACGAGCGATATCGGTCTGGCTCCCCTGCCGGACAACCGCTTCACTCGGGGCAAGTGTGGATTCAAAATCCTGCAATATCACGCGGCGGGATTGCCCGTCGTAGCCTCGCCCGTTGGCGTCAACGGGGATTTCGTGCAGAACGGCAAGACCGGCTTCCTCGCCCGCAACCATTCCGAATGGGTCGAAACTCTCGCCATGCTGATCGGTAATCCCGAGATGCGAGGGGCCTTTGGACGCTCCGGCCGCAGCGAAGTGGAGCGATTCGATGCCCGGGTCATCGGCAGGGACTTCTGCCGACTCATTACCGAGTCCCTGGAACCCGGAAGCGACTGA